The DNA sequence GGAACGCCCAACGCGGTGATGTCACGGCGTCTTCGTACCCGGGTGTCGAAGTTGTCGACGATGACCGCTGCGAATACTCCGGCGATCAGCGCCAACCCAGCCGCCACGACGAGGTTCAGTCGAAGATTCGGAGACGCGCGGTACTGGGGGATATCGGCCGGCTGAAGCACGGATACCTGGATCGGTGATGCGTCGACGGTCGGCGAGCCTTCCAGGTCGGCCACTGCCCATGGCATTTGATTTGCGACGCGGTTGGCGATCGAGGCGGCTTCCGCAGCCGTCGGCGCCGACGCCGCCACGTTGATCACCAACGTGTCCGACGGGATGGTGACCTCCACCTGGTTGACCAGTTCGGGCACCGTGACGCCCAGCCCGAGCACATCGATCACCGGCTGAAGAACTGCGTTGGTCGTCACCACTTGTGCATATGTCGGCATCCGATCCGCGAGGTACAACTCGGCGTCCCGGCGGGTCTCCATTGGTGCGTCGGCCGGAAGGTCGGGAGAGAATACGATTCGAACGCTCGCGGTATAGGACGTCGGAACGAGCAGTCCCACAGCTGCCACAGCTGCACCGACCACAATGAAGGTACCCAGCAGCACCGGCCATCTCCGCAACAACAGGCGGCAGTAGCTACGAAGATCCATATCCCACCAGACTTGTCGAAACAAAAGAAAGAAGCGTGCACGTCACGCGGCAGCCTGCTGCTTGGAAAGACAATAGCGCGGCAAATTCGCGATAGGTGTCACGTGACACGGGTGCTGAGGCGGCCGCAGCGTCCTGACCCGAACACAATTCGACAAATCGGTGTCGAGCCAAGTAGCCGCGCCCTCGCGGATAGGACCAACGTGCCTCACTGACTGCGACGCCATTCGCCACCGTCTGGAGCCTGAACGGGGGTCCGGTGCGCCGGTTACGACTTACGCTTTGCTGCGCGGGCGAGTTCGCGGTCGTGGTCCAGTTTCGTGAGAATGCTCCTGAATTCGCCCTTGGCGAGAAGTCCGGCCGCATTCTTTGCCCGGCGGACAGCCCGCGGCACCCGGGAGCGTTGCACGACCGCCTGCTGATGCCGCCACTCGCGCAGCGCGAAAGGTCTCACGAGCCGGAATACCGCCGTGCGGCCCCGGATGATCTCGACCCGCTCCCATTCGTCTTCTTTGTCCATGAACTGGACGAGCATCTGGCCCGTCCAGATGTCGATGTCGTCGACGAGCATGTAGCCGCCGACGGCCAGCCGACGCGCGGTATAGATCCAGTCGACCGCGGGGATCGGAAACCCGTGGCCGCCGTCGATGAGCACGACGTCGAGGGGCCCGGACATTCCCGGCAGCACGTCCTGCGAGTAAGCGTTCACAATAGTCAGGCGCGACGTGTCGATTCCGCGCTCGGCCGCCGCGGCGCGGATACGCCCCGCCTCATCGACGGAGGGCGTCACCGCCGTGTGGGCTCCGCCGGCGGCCGCAAAGGCGAGCGTGGAGGCACCCGCTCCAGTCTCCAACGACACGGTGTCTGCGGAGCAGTGGCGGGCGATGAATGCAAGAACGCCGTCGGTGATATCCCAATTGGCAGTGCCCGCGGCGTGGAGTTTCACCATGTCATCTCGTTCCGAAAAGGGTTGCGGCGCGCGCCGACGTGACGGTCGTCCACCGTATCAGGGCGCAAAGCCTTCGACCTTGGCAAACGGGTGTTTCGGTTGCGACTTGACGGGCGCAGTTGGGTTAGGATCGTCTTCCCGCCAGGGTACTGACTTTTTGTTAGCTGTTAGAGCATGCAAATCTCGAACTGTCGAAAGTAGAACAGCGTGCACTCGTTCGGTCCGACCCGGTTCCCGGTAACGTGCCAATCCCGGCCTCGGCGATTGGCCACCAACATTCCTTCCCGGCGTTGCGCATTCGAGGCAACAGCAAACAACGGCACGTCCTTCTCGAGCGACGACCTTCAGTCCGCGGGTCTGCGATGAGTGGCAAATTCATCGGTCATGCCCTGGTCTGCGCATTGTTGCTCGTCCTTCTGTCGACGGTCGCCGGTTCCGTCGTCGGCCCGGCTATTGCGCAACCGGGTGATGCCGAACTCACGGACCCACCAGCGGGTTCGGGCGAAGCGAGTACGACCCTGGCTTGGCCCAGCGTCGGGGTGAACCCGAGTCTGGATCTGTATCCCGACAGCACCAGCAGGGTGTCCGTTCCGCTGCCCGCGGGGTTGACCGCCGCTCGGTTACAGGGCCTGATCCTCACACCGATGAACATCGCTGCCGGTTATCTCGAGATCAGCGATGGCGACGGCCGGCTTGTTACGACGGTCGACCTGCCTCCCGCGGCGAGCGGTGGGGCGACTACACCGTTCGACGTGGACATCTCTGCTGTCCGTGCTGACGCTTCGTCGGTCGACCTTGCGTTCACCGTCCGCGCCCTGGACGGCGCTGATCGCGTCTGCGGCCCGGTTCAGCGGCTTCGACTTACAGATCTGGCAACGGTGTTCACCGGGGCGCAGCCTCCGATCACGTCGATCGCCGACTTCTTCTCCCCGGTGCTCGAGAGGGTCACGATCTACGCGCCTGCCGACGCGGGCGCGGCCGAACAGCAAGCGGTGTTGGGGTTGACGTCGACCTTGGCGCGGCTCTACAACCCGC is a window from the Mycolicibacterium poriferae genome containing:
- a CDS encoding class I SAM-dependent methyltransferase, producing MVKLHAAGTANWDITDGVLAFIARHCSADTVSLETGAGASTLAFAAAGGAHTAVTPSVDEAGRIRAAAAERGIDTSRLTIVNAYSQDVLPGMSGPLDVVLIDGGHGFPIPAVDWIYTARRLAVGGYMLVDDIDIWTGQMLVQFMDKEDEWERVEIIRGRTAVFRLVRPFALREWRHQQAVVQRSRVPRAVRRAKNAAGLLAKGEFRSILTKLDHDRELARAAKRKS